In a genomic window of Streptomyces katrae:
- a CDS encoding DUF5954 family protein: MEQRDMGSGPGPGTARPMVVRVPVDPVEAVVEADAADAAKQLAKVAVRGPLFGVAAQDDRGGPAWSVVSAVTLGCPQQARDSLNSLLWYRAKDDARDRAERRELLAAVARLESECVDDLTVGCTRYRVVRAEEYAATGPAGIEEPRPTDPEPAVPDWTHSSRHPEIDDGLVLHPDAPVTPMQAAERLALRGLSYAGARYPAAVLADSRRALQTHPDVLLLPAAFTVMERTGTGWKPVSGPHVSAHAARRSLDFTLTWAWPRMYGLIPLESDPTADARTLTAAGGSGSEAEQLAEYAAAADRLRAGRVNRLEVDDTLYLIARTRRLVRWGPDGPEGPRPSDVNGHEPGRIHLGLDEDGNVLPERDEGEGAGAGEETD; this comes from the coding sequence ATGGAGCAGCGGGACATGGGATCGGGACCGGGACCGGGCACCGCCCGGCCGATGGTGGTACGGGTGCCGGTGGATCCGGTGGAGGCCGTCGTGGAGGCGGATGCCGCCGATGCTGCCAAGCAGCTGGCCAAGGTGGCCGTGAGGGGGCCGCTGTTCGGAGTGGCCGCGCAGGACGACCGCGGCGGACCGGCCTGGTCCGTGGTGAGCGCCGTGACGCTCGGCTGCCCGCAGCAGGCACGGGACAGCCTCAACTCGCTGCTGTGGTACCGGGCGAAGGACGACGCGCGCGACCGGGCGGAGCGGCGCGAGCTGCTGGCGGCGGTCGCCCGGCTGGAGAGCGAGTGCGTCGACGATCTCACCGTGGGCTGCACCCGGTACCGCGTCGTGCGCGCCGAGGAATACGCCGCCACGGGCCCCGCCGGCATCGAGGAGCCCCGGCCGACGGACCCGGAGCCGGCCGTTCCCGACTGGACGCACAGCTCCCGGCACCCGGAGATCGATGACGGTCTGGTGCTGCATCCCGACGCGCCGGTCACACCGATGCAGGCCGCGGAACGGCTGGCGCTGCGCGGGCTGTCCTACGCCGGTGCCCGCTACCCCGCCGCGGTCCTCGCCGACTCGCGGCGGGCCCTGCAGACCCACCCGGACGTCCTGCTCCTGCCCGCGGCGTTCACCGTGATGGAGAGGACCGGCACCGGCTGGAAGCCGGTGAGCGGCCCGCACGTCAGCGCACACGCCGCCCGCCGGTCCCTGGACTTCACCCTCACCTGGGCGTGGCCCCGGATGTACGGCCTGATCCCCCTCGAGTCCGACCCCACCGCCGACGCCCGCACCCTCACCGCGGCCGGCGGCTCCGGCAGCGAGGCCGAGCAGCTGGCCGAGTACGCCGCGGCCGCCGACAGGCTGCGGGCCGGCCGCGTCAACCGCCTCGAAGTCGACGACACCCTCTACCTGATCGCCCGCACCCGTCGCCTGGTGCGCTGGGGGCCCGACGGCCCCGAGGGGCCACGCCCCAGCGACGTCAACGGCCACGAGCCCGGCCGCATCCACCTCGGGCTCGACGAAGACGGCAACGTCCTGCCCGAGAGGGACGAAGGAGAAGGCGCAGGCGCAGGCGAAGAGACCGACTGA